The Aggregatilinea lenta genome includes a region encoding these proteins:
- the fni gene encoding type 2 isopentenyl-diphosphate Delta-isomerase, with protein sequence MSKVTDAALTERRKDDHIRINLEEQVQFPRLTTGLEHYRFLHQAVPELDLATVDTSLTLFGKRLNAPILISSMTGGTERAQNINRTLAAAAQEAGVAMGLGSMRAAIEDDSLAVTYRVREVAPDILLFANLGAVQLNYGYGIEQCRHAVDLVQADALILHFNALQEAVQPEGDGNFAGLLEQIEAICRQLDVPVIAKEVGWGFSAQAVRQLAEAGVAAIDVAGAGGTSWSEVEYFRAPDARHANVARAFADWGIPTAHGIRHARSAAPDLPVFASGGLRDGVDIAKCIALGADLGGIAGPFLKAAAESQDVVAHLIWELATEIRIAMFASGAGTLGELKQTPLLHED encoded by the coding sequence ATGTCGAAAGTTACGGATGCCGCGCTGACCGAACGGCGCAAAGATGATCATATCCGCATTAACCTGGAAGAACAGGTCCAGTTCCCGCGCCTGACCACGGGTTTGGAGCATTATCGCTTCCTGCATCAGGCCGTGCCGGAGCTGGATCTGGCGACGGTGGATACGAGCCTGACGTTGTTCGGCAAACGGCTGAACGCGCCGATCTTGATCTCGTCCATGACCGGCGGCACGGAGCGCGCGCAAAACATCAACCGTACGCTGGCCGCTGCTGCGCAGGAGGCGGGCGTCGCGATGGGGCTGGGATCGATGCGCGCCGCAATCGAGGACGACTCGCTGGCAGTGACCTACCGCGTGCGTGAAGTTGCGCCGGATATTCTGCTGTTCGCCAACCTGGGCGCGGTCCAGTTGAACTACGGCTACGGGATCGAGCAGTGCCGCCATGCGGTGGATCTGGTCCAGGCGGATGCGCTGATTCTGCACTTCAACGCGCTGCAGGAAGCCGTACAGCCGGAGGGTGACGGCAACTTCGCCGGGCTGCTGGAGCAGATCGAGGCGATCTGCCGCCAGCTCGACGTGCCTGTCATCGCCAAAGAAGTGGGCTGGGGCTTCTCCGCACAGGCGGTGCGCCAGCTTGCCGAGGCGGGCGTTGCGGCGATTGACGTCGCCGGGGCGGGCGGCACTTCGTGGAGCGAAGTCGAGTACTTCCGCGCGCCGGATGCGCGCCACGCCAACGTCGCGCGCGCGTTTGCCGACTGGGGCATCCCGACCGCTCACGGCATCCGCCACGCGCGATCCGCTGCACCCGATCTGCCGGTGTTTGCCAGCGGCGGCCTGCGCGACGGGGTTGATATCGCTAAGTGCATCGCATTGGGCGCAGACCTGGGCGGCATCGCGGGGCCATTCCTTAAAGCGGCGGCGGAGTCACAGGACGTGGTAGCGCATTTGATTTGGGAATTGGCGACGGAGATCCGCATTGCGATGTTTGCCAGCGGCGCGGGCACGCTCGGCGAACTGAAGCAGACGCCTCTGCTGCACGAGGATTAG
- a CDS encoding serine/threonine-protein kinase: MVDTQKFAKNLPENPGDSALQPGAVLQGRYRITGVIGVGGMGSVYQARDLRFPNVTRHVAVKEMLNLTSDQSMREMTLRTFERESDMLASLNHPAVPEIYDYFSNRDRAYLVMEYINGRDLEAIINSVADYVPTDTVLQWTIELCDVLGYLHQHQPEPIIFRDVKPSNIMIDQHGRMRLVDFGIAKTFQVGQKGTMIGTEGYCAPEQYRGEASPASDVYGIGATIHHILTRRDPRLEPPFSFAERPIREVNPGVSPEFDAAVMKALAFESGERYANAAEMKDALDELNKPQYPGLNIQRPPASPEADTGEWGQVEENSRELWRFQCEDEVRSSPLVYQGVLYVGAYDNNLYAVNIKDGTFRWKYPSEAAIGSSPAIAQSESLVLFGSTDQLLYAVDIRVGQLSWTVPTQGPVQSSPAVAHGHAFFGSDDGTLYAVRLATGRIQWRWAGGVPIRSRPLVTEEIIVTGSDSGDVVGIDLSGQMSWRFKAKRAVVSSPVEHDGIVLFGSMDWHIYALDIMRGWKVWAYRTGKPIVSSPAVGDGKVFIGSTDGKLYAIDIASGKERWHYETEGQITSSPVFAEDAVYFGGIDGKVYSLDAKNGRLRWTHETGGPVPSSPAIHDGIVYIGSMDHYVYALRA; the protein is encoded by the coding sequence ATGGTTGATACGCAGAAATTTGCTAAGAACTTGCCGGAAAATCCGGGGGACAGCGCGCTTCAGCCGGGCGCGGTGTTGCAAGGCCGTTACCGGATCACCGGCGTGATCGGTGTTGGGGGAATGGGGTCGGTTTATCAGGCGCGCGACTTACGCTTCCCGAACGTGACGCGCCACGTCGCTGTGAAGGAAATGCTCAACCTCACCAGCGACCAGAGTATGCGCGAGATGACACTGCGCACGTTCGAGCGCGAGTCGGACATGCTCGCGTCGCTGAACCATCCTGCCGTGCCCGAAATCTACGACTACTTCTCCAACCGCGACCGGGCCTATCTGGTCATGGAGTATATCAACGGGCGCGACCTGGAAGCGATCATCAACTCGGTGGCCGATTACGTGCCGACCGATACCGTGCTGCAGTGGACGATTGAGCTGTGCGACGTGCTGGGCTACCTGCACCAGCACCAGCCGGAGCCGATCATCTTCCGTGACGTGAAGCCTTCGAACATCATGATCGACCAACACGGGCGCATGCGGCTGGTGGACTTCGGCATTGCCAAGACGTTCCAGGTGGGGCAGAAGGGCACCATGATCGGAACGGAAGGTTACTGCGCGCCGGAGCAGTATCGCGGCGAGGCTAGCCCGGCCAGCGATGTGTACGGGATCGGCGCGACGATTCACCACATCCTCACGCGCCGCGATCCGCGCCTGGAGCCGCCGTTTTCGTTTGCGGAACGGCCCATCCGCGAAGTCAATCCCGGCGTGTCGCCCGAATTCGATGCGGCCGTTATGAAGGCGCTCGCGTTCGAGTCCGGCGAGCGGTACGCCAACGCGGCGGAGATGAAGGACGCGCTGGACGAGCTGAACAAGCCGCAGTACCCCGGCCTGAATATCCAACGCCCGCCCGCTAGCCCCGAAGCTGACACGGGCGAGTGGGGCCAGGTGGAGGAGAACTCACGCGAACTGTGGCGCTTCCAGTGCGAAGACGAGGTGCGCTCGTCGCCGCTCGTCTACCAGGGCGTGCTGTACGTCGGCGCATATGACAATAATCTGTATGCCGTCAATATTAAGGACGGAACGTTCCGCTGGAAGTATCCGTCAGAAGCGGCGATTGGCTCGTCTCCAGCCATCGCGCAGAGCGAAAGCCTGGTGCTGTTTGGCTCGACCGACCAACTGCTCTACGCCGTGGACATTCGCGTCGGGCAGTTGAGCTGGACGGTACCCACCCAGGGGCCGGTGCAGTCATCGCCGGCGGTGGCGCACGGACACGCGTTTTTCGGCAGCGACGATGGCACGCTTTACGCGGTGCGGCTGGCGACAGGGCGCATTCAATGGCGTTGGGCGGGCGGCGTGCCGATCCGCTCGCGTCCGTTGGTGACGGAAGAAATTATCGTCACCGGATCAGACTCCGGTGACGTGGTGGGCATCGACCTGTCGGGTCAGATGTCGTGGCGCTTCAAGGCCAAGCGCGCGGTCGTGTCGTCGCCCGTGGAGCACGACGGCATTGTGCTGTTTGGCTCGATGGACTGGCACATTTACGCCCTCGACATTATGCGCGGCTGGAAGGTGTGGGCCTACCGGACCGGAAAACCGATCGTGTCGTCACCGGCAGTCGGGGACGGCAAAGTGTTCATCGGGTCTACGGACGGCAAGCTCTACGCCATCGATATTGCCAGCGGTAAAGAACGCTGGCATTACGAAACCGAGGGGCAGATCACCTCGTCGCCGGTTTTTGCTGAGGATGCCGTGTATTTTGGTGGTATTGACGGCAAAGTGTACAGTCTCGACGCGAAGAATGGACGCTTGCGCT
- the hemW gene encoding radical SAM family heme chaperone HemW, with protein MTITPELAPVPAAPSLALYLHIPFCRTRCTYCAFNTYTGLDRLIEPYTRALAHEIRVVGGTERRAAHTIYFGGGTPSLVPPDLLVEVLAACADAFTLAEPTEVTLETNPATVDLDALKALRQIGINRISIGMQSAHASELKLFARGHTADDVRDTVRLARRAGFDNLSLDLIYGNPGQTFAMWQTSLDAALSMQPEHLSMYSLGIEDGTPMQRWVARGQVEPPDADLAADMYEWAIERLARAGFEQYEISNWAKPGYECEHNLQYWRDLPYLGLGAGAHGYAGGLRYSTVLRPADYIARMMVQPPPLPFPRTAAWLDSEAIDAQDEMAEIMVTGLRLTRTGVEAETFQARTGQGLWAVYGEQIRQLIRDGLLEQSGSHVRLTPRGRLLGNLVFEAFV; from the coding sequence GTGACAATCACGCCAGAATTGGCTCCCGTTCCGGCAGCGCCAAGCCTGGCGCTGTACCTGCACATCCCGTTCTGCCGGACGCGCTGCACCTACTGCGCGTTCAACACCTACACCGGCCTGGACAGGCTGATCGAACCCTATACGCGCGCGCTGGCCCACGAGATCCGCGTCGTGGGCGGCACGGAACGCCGCGCGGCGCACACGATCTACTTCGGCGGCGGCACGCCGAGCCTTGTCCCGCCGGACTTACTGGTGGAGGTCCTCGCCGCGTGCGCAGATGCGTTCACACTGGCCGAACCGACCGAGGTTACGCTGGAAACGAATCCCGCGACGGTCGACCTCGACGCGCTGAAAGCCCTCCGCCAGATCGGAATCAACCGGATCAGCATCGGCATGCAGTCGGCGCACGCCAGCGAGCTGAAACTCTTCGCACGCGGGCACACCGCTGACGACGTGCGTGACACCGTGCGTCTCGCGCGTCGCGCCGGGTTCGACAACCTCTCGCTGGACCTGATCTACGGCAACCCGGGCCAGACATTCGCCATGTGGCAAACCAGCCTCGACGCCGCGCTCAGCATGCAGCCGGAGCACCTGTCAATGTACAGCCTCGGCATCGAGGACGGCACGCCGATGCAGCGCTGGGTCGCACGCGGACAGGTCGAGCCACCGGACGCGGATCTGGCGGCGGATATGTACGAATGGGCTATCGAACGACTGGCGAGAGCCGGATTCGAGCAGTATGAGATCAGCAACTGGGCCAAACCCGGCTACGAGTGCGAGCATAACCTGCAATACTGGCGCGATCTGCCCTACCTGGGCCTGGGCGCGGGCGCACACGGCTACGCTGGCGGCCTGCGCTACTCGACCGTGCTGCGCCCAGCGGACTACATCGCGCGCATGATGGTCCAGCCGCCGCCACTACCGTTCCCGCGCACCGCCGCTTGGCTGGACAGCGAAGCCATCGACGCGCAAGACGAAATGGCCGAGATCATGGTCACCGGCCTGCGTCTCACCCGGACCGGCGTCGAAGCGGAGACGTTCCAGGCGCGCACCGGACAGGGTCTGTGGGCCGTGTACGGCGAGCAGATCCGCCAGTTGATCCGCGACGGCCTGCTGGAACAGTCCGGCAGTCACGTCCGCCTGACGCCGCGCGGGCGGCTGCTGGGCAATTTAGTGTTTGAGGCGTTCGTCTAG